One window from the genome of Pseudonocardia hierapolitana encodes:
- a CDS encoding TauD/TfdA dioxygenase family protein: MTIAPERTGLTVRPVAGHIGADVSGVDLTRPFDAGTVERITAALHRHKVLFFRVQELDHAAQIRFGRVFGELTYAHPHDDTPPEGHPEIFTIDPDRYKQRYGDAALRRRKYSYVAGWHTDVTAAVNPPAVSVLRAEVVPEVGGDTTWTNLAAAYAGLSEPVQRFVDGLRAEHRYGGREAPKGDSAYARRVNDNLLVSVHPVVRVHPVTGERALFVNPGFTSHIVDVEPRESRAILDLLYAEITRPEYTVRFRWERGSVAVWDNRATAHLAPGDLDHLDVRRTLHRVTAIGDRPVGPDGFESQIVAGRPFTADHAVVVD, encoded by the coding sequence GTGACCATCGCACCCGAACGCACCGGGCTGACCGTCCGCCCGGTCGCGGGCCACATCGGCGCCGACGTGTCCGGCGTCGACCTGACCCGCCCGTTCGACGCAGGCACCGTCGAACGGATCACTGCCGCCCTGCACCGCCACAAGGTTCTCTTCTTCCGCGTCCAGGAGCTGGACCACGCCGCCCAGATCCGGTTCGGCCGGGTGTTCGGCGAGCTGACCTACGCGCACCCGCACGACGACACGCCGCCGGAGGGCCACCCGGAGATCTTCACGATCGACCCCGATCGCTACAAGCAGCGCTACGGCGACGCCGCGTTGCGCCGCCGCAAGTACAGCTACGTCGCCGGCTGGCACACCGACGTGACGGCCGCGGTGAACCCGCCCGCCGTCTCCGTCCTGCGGGCCGAGGTCGTACCGGAGGTCGGCGGCGACACGACGTGGACGAACCTCGCCGCCGCGTACGCGGGCCTGTCGGAACCGGTGCAGCGGTTCGTCGACGGGCTGCGGGCCGAGCACCGCTACGGCGGCCGGGAGGCCCCGAAGGGGGACTCGGCCTACGCGCGCCGGGTGAACGACAACCTGCTCGTCTCGGTCCACCCGGTGGTGCGGGTGCACCCGGTCACCGGCGAGCGCGCGCTGTTCGTCAACCCGGGGTTCACGAGTCACATCGTCGACGTGGAGCCGCGGGAGAGCCGCGCGATCCTCGACCTGCTCTACGCCGAGATCACGCGACCCGAGTACACGGTGCGGTTCCGCTGGGAGCGGGGCAGCGTGGCGGTCTGGGACAACCGGGCAACCGCGCACCTGGCCCCCGGCGACCTCGACCACCTCGACGTGCGGCGGACCCTGCACCGCGTCACGGCGATCGGGGACCGGCCGGTGGGTCCGGACGGGTTCGAGTCGCAGATCGTCGCGGGGCGCCCGTTCACCGCCGACCACGCGGTGGTCGTGGACTGA
- a CDS encoding glycosyltransferase, with protein MLRTSDSTDRANPPATEEHPERRADRTSARLLAQRGLFFGPSALVPEDLYSRVERGTARRERDRVALAPGSLVSTNTYFGRFHATYWQRWTDIGEVEVSAVATGTGRLKLMASDTNKVWRIVAAVDVRDGEAVPVRLVGPVDRFVDGGGMWLEITTETGELTVSDVRWTVAATRPVPPTDIAITTHNRVDDCLNTLQALARDPEAFERIRTVHVADQGSDPIESRERFGDIAAALGEHLKYVRQPNLGGAGGFARGMLHATEGAPDEQADVLLMDDDVHLEPELLVRLTAFAASTRHPMIVGAQMLNLLHPGHLHISAEYADPEVLLMGLKMPGALREAYLLGLDDRQLPVNQERRVDTEYNGWWSCLIPAAVIRAIGYPLPLFLQWDDIEYGYRARANGFPTVSLPGAGVWHADFGWKDGDEWQRYFTIRNGLIMAALHSGFSIRRITGRLTELVSHQLVAMQYGMTATLLQAVEDFLDGPEVLWDGSAGALARVREIRKAYPETVMHPMSEAGGEFHDRPVIRAANEPGSETLTFLKRAAYHLTGRSAYRTGAVPAGDAHWWHVSLFERAIVTDMSEQGFRVRIRDRQTALQLGKRAALLLRRFVREAPAVAGRYRAELGRLSSRENWERLYELKN; from the coding sequence ATGCTTCGCACATCGGACAGCACGGATCGGGCCAACCCGCCCGCGACGGAGGAGCACCCGGAGCGGCGGGCCGACCGGACCTCGGCCCGCCTGCTGGCGCAGCGCGGGCTGTTCTTCGGGCCGTCCGCCCTCGTGCCCGAGGACCTGTACTCGAGGGTCGAGCGGGGCACGGCCCGCCGCGAGCGGGACCGGGTGGCGCTCGCCCCCGGCTCGCTGGTGAGCACCAACACCTACTTCGGCCGCTTCCACGCCACCTACTGGCAGCGCTGGACCGACATCGGCGAGGTCGAGGTCTCGGCCGTGGCCACCGGCACCGGCAGGCTGAAGTTGATGGCGTCGGACACCAACAAGGTGTGGCGGATCGTCGCGGCCGTCGACGTGCGGGACGGCGAGGCCGTCCCGGTGCGCCTCGTCGGCCCCGTCGACCGGTTCGTCGACGGCGGCGGCATGTGGCTCGAGATCACCACGGAGACCGGCGAGCTCACCGTCTCCGACGTGCGTTGGACCGTGGCCGCCACCCGCCCGGTGCCGCCCACGGACATCGCCATCACCACCCACAACCGCGTCGACGACTGCCTCAACACCCTGCAGGCGCTCGCCCGCGACCCCGAGGCGTTCGAGCGCATCCGCACGGTGCACGTCGCCGACCAGGGCAGCGACCCCATCGAGTCGCGCGAGCGGTTCGGCGACATCGCCGCCGCGCTCGGCGAGCACCTGAAGTACGTCCGCCAGCCCAACCTCGGTGGTGCGGGCGGCTTCGCCCGCGGCATGCTCCACGCCACCGAGGGCGCGCCCGACGAGCAGGCGGACGTCCTGCTCATGGACGACGACGTGCACCTGGAGCCGGAGCTCCTCGTGCGGCTCACGGCGTTCGCGGCCAGCACGCGGCACCCGATGATCGTCGGCGCGCAGATGCTCAACCTGCTGCACCCCGGCCACCTGCACATCTCGGCCGAGTACGCCGACCCCGAGGTGCTGCTGATGGGGCTGAAGATGCCCGGCGCCCTCCGCGAGGCCTACCTCCTGGGTCTGGACGACCGGCAGCTGCCGGTCAACCAGGAGCGCCGCGTCGACACCGAGTACAACGGCTGGTGGTCCTGCCTGATCCCGGCCGCGGTCATCCGCGCGATCGGCTACCCGCTGCCGCTGTTCCTGCAGTGGGACGACATCGAGTACGGCTACCGGGCCCGCGCGAACGGGTTCCCCACCGTCTCCCTCCCCGGTGCCGGCGTGTGGCACGCCGACTTCGGGTGGAAGGACGGCGACGAGTGGCAGCGCTACTTCACCATCCGCAACGGCCTGATCATGGCCGCGCTGCACAGCGGCTTCTCGATCCGCCGGATCACCGGGCGGCTCACGGAGCTGGTGTCCCACCAGCTCGTGGCCATGCAGTACGGGATGACGGCCACGCTCCTGCAGGCCGTCGAGGACTTCCTGGACGGCCCGGAGGTCCTCTGGGACGGCTCGGCAGGCGCACTCGCGCGGGTTCGCGAGATCCGGAAGGCCTACCCGGAGACCGTGATGCACCCGATGTCCGAGGCGGGCGGTGAGTTCCACGACCGGCCGGTGATCCGGGCGGCGAACGAGCCCGGCTCCGAGACCCTCACGTTCCTGAAGCGAGCCGCCTACCACCTGACCGGCCGCTCGGCGTACCGCACCGGCGCCGTCCCCGCGGGCGACGCGCACTGGTGGCACGTCTCCCTGTTCGAGCGCGCGATCGTCACGGACATGTCCGAGCAGGGCTTCCGGGTCCGCATTCGCGACAGGCAGACGGCCCTCCAGCTCGGCAAGCGCGCGGCGCTCCTCCTGCGCCGCTTCGTGCGCGAGGCGCCCGCGGTGGCCGGACGCTACCGGGCGGAGCTGGGGCGGCTGTCCAGCCGGGAGAACTGGGAACGGCTCTACGAGCTGAAGAACTGA
- a CDS encoding ROK family transcriptional regulator, with the protein MPTTLLPTPRDGGARQPDTGDGRRSQSAAAVLRAVLDRGPVARSTVGRLTGLSAAAVSRQLADLADLRLVRERPVRAPRPAVGRPHVPVDVDVRHHVAAGVHIAVLHTTLVLMDLRGRVLVQEREPHGPDRSAPAVLAGLATRTAEFLDAHAGGRRPLGVGVATGGWVDPARGVVVRHRGLDWRDVPVGALLGQRLSLPVSVDGHARALARAEQLFGAERERARSSLVHLFVGNVVDAAIATGGSVHEGPNAAAGHVSHLPVGGDAPCACGRRGCLAATAAERAVAGRAVADGRLRTPRFAEVLAALEADERWAVDLLRERARAVGRAAALLLDVINPEVLVVCEAGTARRPELLADLRAEVAHHSHGGGDVARRVVAGSFGAQALGVAAGSVVLRETYERPLELAARI; encoded by the coding sequence ATGCCCACCACCCTCCTCCCGACCCCTCGTGACGGCGGCGCTCGGCAACCCGACACCGGCGACGGCCGGCGGAGCCAGAGCGCGGCCGCCGTTCTCCGCGCCGTGCTCGACCGGGGACCGGTCGCGCGCAGCACCGTCGGCAGGCTCACCGGCCTGAGCGCCGCTGCCGTGAGCCGCCAGCTCGCCGACCTCGCCGACCTCCGCCTCGTGCGCGAGCGGCCGGTCCGCGCACCGCGGCCGGCTGTCGGTCGCCCGCACGTACCGGTCGACGTGGACGTCCGCCACCACGTCGCCGCCGGCGTGCACATCGCGGTGCTGCACACCACGCTCGTCCTCATGGACCTGCGCGGGCGCGTCCTGGTCCAGGAGCGCGAGCCGCACGGCCCGGACCGGTCGGCGCCCGCCGTGCTCGCCGGCCTGGCCACGCGCACGGCCGAGTTCCTCGATGCGCACGCGGGCGGCCGCAGGCCGCTGGGCGTTGGCGTGGCCACCGGGGGCTGGGTGGATCCCGCCCGGGGTGTGGTGGTCCGCCACCGCGGGCTCGACTGGCGGGACGTCCCGGTGGGTGCGCTGCTCGGGCAGCGGCTGAGCCTGCCGGTGAGCGTGGACGGGCACGCCCGCGCTCTGGCACGGGCCGAACAGCTGTTCGGCGCCGAACGCGAGCGCGCGCGCTCGAGCCTCGTGCACCTGTTCGTCGGCAACGTCGTCGACGCGGCCATCGCGACCGGCGGCTCCGTCCACGAGGGGCCGAACGCGGCCGCAGGGCACGTGAGCCACCTCCCGGTGGGCGGGGACGCGCCCTGCGCCTGCGGCCGCCGCGGCTGCCTCGCCGCCACGGCGGCGGAGCGGGCCGTCGCCGGTCGGGCCGTCGCCGACGGCCGGCTGCGCACACCCCGGTTCGCCGAGGTCCTCGCGGCGCTGGAGGCGGACGAGCGGTGGGCGGTGGACCTCCTCCGCGAGCGCGCACGGGCCGTCGGCCGCGCCGCCGCCCTGCTGCTCGACGTGATCAACCCGGAGGTGCTGGTCGTGTGCGAGGCCGGGACGGCCCGCCGGCCCGAGCTGCTCGCCGACCTGCGTGCGGAGGTCGCTCACCACTCGCACGGCGGCGGCGACGTGGCCCGCCGGGTGGTCGCCGGTTCGTTCGGCGCGCAGGCGCTCGGCGTGGCGGCCGGCTCCGTGGTGCTGCGTGAAACGTACGAACGCCCCCTGGAACTAGCTGCGCGTATTTAA
- a CDS encoding ABC transporter substrate-binding protein encodes MARLRRGWALVAGALLLTACAGPGGGGGLDAAAPLPTEVPPGTTLVIADQSEAQQVALRASGELGRLPFTAEFANFTGGPAILEAFRAGAADVASVGDTPPIQALVAGADVPIILARRTDPSSTRLAVAPGVGARTLPDLRGKRIAYAEGTAQQVIVLRALEKAGLSTGDVELVRLQLGEFNDAVRTGQVDIAPLNEPRLTRFLTDTGAQGGSVIDPAETAGTSSGLNFLYARREALQDPAKAAALRAYVQHYIRSQQWINEHPQEWIETYYVQNQGISAEDGRRIVDSLGTITFPRLDDTVVRAQQGTIDVIDRAGELPRKVRAGDGFDLRFGDVVAEAVPAAGASFGPEVAVR; translated from the coding sequence ATGGCACGCCTGCGACGCGGCTGGGCCCTGGTGGCAGGAGCCCTCCTGCTCACCGCCTGCGCCGGACCCGGCGGGGGCGGCGGGCTCGACGCCGCCGCGCCCCTGCCCACCGAGGTGCCGCCCGGCACCACGCTCGTGATCGCCGACCAGTCGGAGGCCCAGCAGGTGGCGCTGCGCGCCTCCGGCGAGCTGGGCCGGCTGCCCTTCACCGCGGAGTTCGCGAACTTCACCGGCGGCCCCGCGATCCTGGAGGCCTTCCGGGCAGGCGCGGCCGACGTGGCCAGCGTCGGCGACACGCCGCCGATCCAGGCGCTCGTGGCGGGCGCGGACGTCCCGATCATCCTCGCCCGCCGCACCGACCCGTCGAGCACCCGGCTCGCCGTCGCCCCCGGCGTCGGCGCCCGCACCCTGCCCGACCTGCGCGGCAAGCGGATCGCCTACGCCGAGGGCACTGCACAGCAGGTGATCGTGCTGCGGGCACTGGAGAAGGCCGGGCTGAGCACGGGGGACGTCGAGCTGGTGCGGCTGCAGCTCGGCGAGTTCAACGACGCGGTGCGCACCGGCCAGGTGGACATCGCCCCGCTGAACGAGCCGAGGCTCACCCGGTTCCTGACCGACACGGGCGCGCAGGGCGGCAGCGTCATCGATCCCGCCGAGACGGCGGGCACGTCGTCCGGGCTGAACTTCCTCTACGCCCGCCGGGAGGCCCTGCAGGACCCGGCGAAAGCAGCGGCGCTGCGGGCCTACGTCCAGCACTACATCCGCTCGCAGCAGTGGATCAACGAGCACCCGCAGGAGTGGATCGAGACCTACTACGTGCAGAACCAGGGCATCTCCGCAGAGGACGGCCGGCGGATCGTCGACTCGCTGGGCACGATCACGTTCCCCCGCCTCGACGACACGGTGGTGCGGGCCCAGCAGGGCACCATCGACGTGATCGACCGGGCGGGCGAGCTGCCCCGGAAGGTGCGCGCCGGGGACGGCTTCGACCTGCGCTTCGGCGACGTCGTCGCCGAGGCGGTGCCGGCGGCAGGGGCGTCGTTCGGACCGGAGGTGGCGGTCCGATGA
- a CDS encoding glycosyltransferase, with the protein MTISETPPRPKPARRRGATPPVPEGHLLQRVILPRTGDPMSVRALYVDERTGIRLATVPDVAGGAVPKKVSLGGSTLSARRLRATSRTSAVVPEQSEVSFAAYFNAFAAGYWRRWSRLTEVHLKLSLQGDGRVDVYRTKSDGSTIFERGVVVSGRQELDMPLDLRPFEDGGWYWFDLTTDEGELTLHAGGWYAADEPSGRAAVAVGTPTFNRPGDCVATLTALGEDPLVREAITAVIIPDQGTKKVRDEPGFEQAAAALGDRLKIIDQPNLGGSGGYARIMYEALEHTDCEQILYMDDDILLEPDSVLRAVAFSRYARSPMLVGGQMLSLQARSQLSTMGEVVDRGTFLWRNAPGTEPHHDLAEQPLRQTPWLHRRTDVDYNAWWTCLIPRVVAEDVGMPLPLFIKWDDAEYGLRARAKGYRTATVPGIGIWHMSFLEKDDTSDWQAYFHYRNRFVAAALHGPDNPTALLRDTLKRTLRHLLLLEYSAVALQEMALRDFLAGPEHLFPKLPTVLGEIRAKRAEYDDGRPLDSATQVPLSDLDALSAQVFPEPPSGKVAAVKGLARGVLHNLRTPDPGHQVVPQRNVPARHAQWFVLSRLDSATVATPDGRGVTFRRRDPALFRSMLRSAVREYRHVAKAWPDLQRRYRAALPELTSREAWAREVFDRKN; encoded by the coding sequence ATGACGATCTCCGAGACGCCGCCCCGCCCCAAGCCGGCGCGTCGCCGTGGTGCGACGCCGCCCGTGCCCGAGGGCCACCTCTTGCAGCGGGTGATCCTGCCCCGTACGGGCGATCCGATGAGCGTCCGCGCGCTCTACGTCGACGAGCGGACGGGGATCCGGCTCGCGACGGTGCCGGACGTCGCAGGCGGTGCGGTTCCGAAGAAGGTCAGCCTCGGCGGCTCGACACTCAGCGCCCGCCGGTTGCGCGCCACGTCACGGACGTCGGCGGTGGTGCCGGAGCAGAGCGAGGTCTCCTTCGCCGCCTACTTCAACGCGTTCGCGGCCGGGTACTGGCGGCGCTGGAGCCGGCTCACCGAGGTGCACCTGAAGCTGTCCCTCCAGGGTGACGGCCGGGTGGACGTCTACCGCACCAAGTCCGACGGCTCCACCATCTTCGAGCGCGGTGTCGTGGTGTCGGGCCGCCAGGAGCTCGACATGCCGCTCGACCTGCGGCCGTTCGAGGACGGCGGCTGGTACTGGTTCGACCTCACCACCGACGAGGGCGAGCTCACCCTGCACGCCGGTGGCTGGTACGCCGCCGACGAGCCGTCGGGCCGGGCCGCGGTTGCGGTGGGCACGCCCACGTTCAACCGCCCGGGCGACTGCGTGGCCACCCTCACCGCACTGGGCGAGGACCCGCTCGTGCGCGAGGCGATCACCGCGGTGATCATCCCGGACCAGGGCACGAAGAAGGTGCGCGACGAGCCGGGCTTCGAGCAGGCCGCCGCCGCCCTGGGGGACAGGCTGAAGATCATCGACCAGCCCAACCTCGGTGGGTCCGGGGGTTACGCGCGGATCATGTACGAGGCGCTCGAGCACACCGACTGCGAGCAGATCCTCTACATGGACGACGACATCCTGCTCGAGCCGGACTCGGTGCTGCGGGCCGTCGCCTTCTCCCGCTACGCCCGCTCACCGATGCTCGTCGGCGGGCAGATGCTGTCGCTGCAGGCCCGGTCTCAGCTCTCGACGATGGGCGAGGTCGTCGACCGGGGCACGTTCCTGTGGCGCAACGCGCCCGGCACGGAGCCGCACCACGACCTGGCCGAGCAGCCCCTGCGCCAGACCCCGTGGCTGCACCGCCGCACCGATGTCGACTACAACGCCTGGTGGACCTGCCTGATCCCGCGTGTCGTCGCGGAGGACGTCGGCATGCCGCTGCCGCTGTTCATCAAGTGGGACGACGCCGAGTACGGCCTGCGCGCCCGGGCGAAGGGCTACCGCACGGCCACCGTGCCCGGCATCGGGATCTGGCACATGTCGTTCCTCGAGAAGGACGACACGAGCGACTGGCAGGCCTACTTCCACTACCGCAACCGGTTCGTCGCGGCCGCGCTGCACGGGCCCGACAACCCCACCGCGTTGCTGCGCGACACGCTCAAGCGCACGCTGCGCCACCTGCTGCTCCTGGAGTACTCGGCGGTGGCGCTGCAGGAGATGGCGCTGCGCGATTTCCTGGCCGGCCCAGAGCACCTGTTCCCGAAGCTGCCGACGGTGCTCGGGGAGATCCGCGCGAAGCGCGCCGAGTACGACGACGGCAGGCCGCTCGACTCGGCCACGCAGGTGCCGCTGTCCGACCTCGACGCGCTGTCCGCCCAGGTGTTCCCGGAGCCGCCGTCCGGCAAGGTCGCGGCCGTGAAGGGCCTCGCGCGGGGCGTGCTGCACAACCTGCGCACCCCCGACCCCGGCCACCAGGTGGTGCCCCAGCGCAACGTGCCGGCCCGGCACGCGCAGTGGTTCGTGCTCTCCCGGCTCGACTCCGCCACCGTCGCCACTCCGGACGGGCGGGGGGTCACCTTCCGCCGCCGCGACCCGGCGCTGTTCCGGTCCATGCTCAGGAGCGCGGTGAGGGAGTACCGCCACGTGGCGAAGGCGTGGCCCGACCTGCAGCGCCGCTACCGCGCCGCGCTGCCCGAGCTCACCAGCCGCGAGGCGTGGGCCCGTGAGGTGTTCGACCGGAAGAACTGA